A single Bosea sp. PAMC 26642 DNA region contains:
- the dnaE gene encoding DNA polymerase III subunit alpha has translation MSRDHDESRILRDVGFVHLHVHSSYSLLEGAMTVATIAKMAAADGQPALALTDTNNLFGALEFSEKLAGSGLQPIAGVQLSVDFADEAEGGRKPLNQDVPHIVLLAMNEAGYVNLMKLVTEACIASGGSGQPLSTIERLAAHHEGLIALTGGYGGPLDSALRAGQAAQAKGRLAALATIFGDRLYVEIQRHARDGQAAIEAQLLRLAYDSDLAIVATNESFFAKPADYDAHDALLAVAAGRLVSDGERRRVTPEHHFASRAEMKRRFADLPEALAATVEIAMRCTWRVGLRKPILPRFGGENGLDEALELDIQAKQGLKARLEKHGPSAGFSVQDYEDRLAFELSVIDRMKYPGYFLIVADFIKWAKDHDIPVGPGRGSGAGSLVAYALTITDVDPLRFGLLFERFLNPDRVSMPDFDIDFCQDRREEVIDYVQRRYGKERVAQIITFGTLLARGVLRDVGRVLEMPYGQVDKLTKLVPQNPAKPISLVDAIKGEPKLQQAAEEEPIVARLLEIGQKLEGLHRHASTHAAGVVIGDRPLEELVALSVDPRTGMRVTQFNMKWVEQAGLVKFDFLGLKTLTTLTTAVKLIAQRGIRVDLASLPFDDPKSYEMLARGEVVGVFQVESAGMRRALVEMKADRIEDLIALVALYRPGPMDNIPSYCRRKLGQEAPTYLHPKMEPILSETHGIIVYQEQVMQVAQALSGYSLGEADLLRRAMGKKIKSEMDAQRDRFVRGAVEGGMTKDIASEIFDLLAKFADYGFNKSHAAAYAVVAFQTAYLKANYPVEFMAASMTLDMGNTDKLSEFRRDAERMGITVERPAINRSGVAFDVADGAIFYALAAIKGVGGAAVEAIVAARQAGGPFKDLADFARRIDAKLVNRRTIEALIAAGALDEIEPERARAVAAIDGMLALSNRTRDEAAAGQNDFFSGGMVTEAFRIPSVEPWSPAERLRREHDAVGFFLSGHPLDDYEHVLKRLRVQRFADFAQTVRANGTSVAKVAVSVIDKSERRTKSGSKMGIVQLSDQSGQFEAILFSEGLQRYRDLLEPGRALVLRLSAVLDGEEVRPRIEDVEVLDDLAARQKQDLLVYLRDDKALASIAERVRPRGDGLKAEGKIALVMILDEGAQEVEIELPGKYPVNQQIANAVRAAPGVVSVELR, from the coding sequence ATGAGCCGCGATCACGACGAATCCCGCATCCTGAGAGACGTCGGCTTCGTCCATCTCCATGTCCATTCCAGCTACTCGCTGCTGGAAGGCGCCATGACCGTCGCAACGATCGCCAAGATGGCGGCGGCCGACGGCCAGCCGGCGCTGGCGCTGACCGATACCAACAACCTGTTCGGTGCACTCGAATTCTCTGAAAAGCTCGCCGGCTCCGGCCTCCAGCCGATCGCCGGCGTCCAGCTCTCGGTCGATTTCGCCGACGAGGCCGAAGGCGGCCGCAAGCCGCTAAATCAGGACGTGCCCCATATCGTCCTGCTCGCTATGAACGAGGCCGGCTACGTCAACCTGATGAAGCTGGTGACGGAGGCCTGCATCGCCAGCGGCGGTTCGGGACAGCCGCTCTCGACGATAGAGCGTCTTGCGGCCCATCACGAAGGCCTGATCGCCCTGACCGGCGGCTATGGCGGGCCGCTCGATTCGGCTCTGCGGGCAGGGCAGGCGGCGCAGGCCAAGGGACGGCTCGCCGCACTCGCCACGATCTTCGGCGACCGGCTCTATGTCGAGATCCAGCGTCACGCCCGCGATGGGCAGGCCGCCATCGAGGCGCAGCTTCTCCGGCTCGCCTATGATTCCGATCTCGCGATCGTCGCGACCAACGAATCCTTCTTTGCCAAGCCCGCCGACTACGACGCTCATGATGCGCTGCTCGCCGTCGCGGCGGGCCGGCTCGTCTCCGACGGCGAGCGCCGGCGGGTGACGCCCGAGCATCATTTCGCCAGCCGCGCCGAGATGAAACGCCGCTTCGCCGATCTGCCGGAGGCGCTTGCCGCCACGGTCGAGATCGCCATGCGCTGCACCTGGCGCGTCGGGCTGCGCAAGCCGATCCTGCCGCGCTTCGGCGGCGAGAACGGCCTCGACGAAGCACTGGAACTCGATATCCAGGCCAAGCAGGGGCTGAAGGCGCGCCTCGAAAAACATGGGCCGTCAGCCGGCTTTTCTGTCCAAGACTATGAGGACCGGCTCGCCTTCGAGCTCTCGGTCATCGATCGCATGAAGTATCCCGGCTACTTCCTGATCGTCGCCGACTTCATCAAATGGGCCAAGGATCACGACATACCCGTCGGGCCTGGCCGCGGCTCCGGCGCAGGCTCGCTTGTCGCCTATGCGCTGACCATCACGGACGTCGATCCGCTGCGGTTCGGCCTGCTCTTCGAGCGCTTCCTCAACCCCGACCGCGTCTCGATGCCCGACTTCGACATCGACTTCTGCCAGGACCGGCGCGAAGAGGTGATCGACTACGTCCAGCGCCGCTACGGCAAGGAGCGCGTCGCCCAGATCATTACCTTCGGCACCCTGCTGGCGCGCGGCGTGCTGCGCGATGTCGGCCGCGTGCTGGAGATGCCTTACGGCCAGGTCGACAAGCTGACCAAGCTCGTGCCGCAAAACCCGGCCAAGCCGATCTCGCTGGTCGATGCGATCAAGGGTGAGCCGAAACTGCAGCAGGCAGCCGAGGAAGAGCCGATCGTCGCCCGCCTCCTCGAAATCGGCCAGAAGCTCGAAGGGCTGCATCGTCACGCCTCGACCCATGCGGCGGGCGTCGTCATCGGCGACCGACCGCTGGAAGAGCTTGTCGCGCTCTCGGTCGATCCGCGTACCGGCATGCGGGTGACGCAGTTCAACATGAAATGGGTCGAGCAGGCCGGCCTGGTGAAGTTCGACTTCCTCGGCCTCAAGACCCTGACCACGCTGACGACGGCGGTAAAACTGATCGCCCAGCGCGGCATTAGGGTCGATCTGGCGAGCCTGCCCTTCGACGACCCCAAGAGCTACGAGATGCTGGCGCGCGGCGAGGTCGTCGGCGTGTTCCAGGTGGAAAGCGCCGGCATGCGCCGCGCGCTGGTCGAGATGAAGGCCGACCGCATTGAGGATCTGATCGCGCTGGTCGCCCTCTACCGGCCGGGCCCGATGGACAACATCCCGAGTTATTGCCGCCGCAAGCTCGGGCAGGAGGCGCCGACCTATCTCCATCCCAAGATGGAGCCGATCCTGTCCGAGACGCATGGCATCATCGTCTACCAGGAGCAGGTGATGCAGGTGGCTCAGGCTCTCTCGGGCTATTCGCTGGGCGAGGCGGACCTGCTGCGCCGCGCCATGGGCAAGAAGATCAAGTCGGAGATGGACGCCCAGCGCGACCGCTTCGTCCGCGGAGCCGTCGAGGGCGGCATGACCAAGGACATCGCGTCGGAGATCTTCGATCTTCTGGCGAAATTCGCCGATTACGGCTTCAACAAGAGCCATGCGGCGGCCTATGCCGTCGTCGCCTTCCAGACCGCCTATCTCAAGGCGAATTACCCGGTCGAGTTCATGGCGGCCTCGATGACGCTCGACATGGGCAACACCGACAAGCTCTCGGAATTCCGCCGCGACGCCGAGCGCATGGGCATCACGGTCGAACGCCCGGCGATCAACCGCTCCGGCGTCGCGTTCGACGTCGCCGACGGCGCGATCTTCTATGCGCTGGCCGCCATCAAGGGCGTCGGCGGAGCCGCCGTCGAGGCGATCGTGGCGGCGCGCCAGGCTGGCGGCCCGTTCAAGGACCTCGCCGACTTCGCCCGCCGCATCGATGCCAAGCTGGTCAACCGCCGCACCATCGAGGCGCTGATCGCGGCCGGCGCGCTCGACGAGATCGAACCGGAACGGGCGAGGGCGGTCGCGGCGATCGACGGCATGCTGGCACTCTCCAACCGCACCCGCGACGAGGCCGCAGCCGGCCAGAACGATTTTTTCAGCGGCGGCATGGTCACCGAGGCCTTCCGCATACCCTCGGTCGAGCCCTGGTCGCCGGCCGAGCGGCTCCGGCGCGAGCACGATGCCGTCGGCTTCTTCCTTTCGGGCCACCCGCTCGACGATTATGAGCATGTGCTGAAGCGGCTGCGCGTCCAGCGCTTCGCCGACTTCGCCCAGACGGTGCGCGCCAACGGCACCTCGGTCGCCAAGGTCGCGGTGTCCGTCATCGACAAGTCGGAGCGGCGCACCAAATCGGGCTCCAAGATGGGCATCGTCCAGCTCTCGGACCAGAGCGGGCAGTTCGAGGCAATCCTGTTCTCGGAAGGGCTGCAGCGCTACCGCGACCTGCTGGAGCCGGGCCGGGCGCTGGTGCTGCGGCTCTCGGCCGTGCTCGACGGTGAGGAGGTCAGGCCGCGTATCGAAGATGTCGAGGTCCTCGACGATCTCGCCGCCCGCCAGAAGCAGGATCTCCTGGTCTATCTGCGCGACGACAAGGCGCTCGCCTCGATCGCCGAACGGGTCAGGCCGCGCGGCGACGGCCTCAAGGCCGAGGGCAAGATCGCGCTGGTCATGATCCTGGACGAAGGCGCGCAGGAGGTCGAGATCGAACTGCCCGGAAAATATCCGGTCAACCAGCAGATCGCCAACGCGGTGCGCGCTGCACCCGGCGTCGTCAGCGTCGAGCTGCGCTGA
- the frr gene encoding ribosome recycling factor gives MAQTTFDLADVKRRMQGALTSFKSDLASLRSGRASANMLDPIQVEAYGARSPLSQLATVSVPEARLLSVQVWDRSMVGPVEKAIRESDLGLNPQTEGQVLRIRVPELNEQRRKEMVKVAHKYAEESKIAVRHVRRDAIDIIKKVEKDGDYTKDDVTRQSDLVQKATDQHIAEIDQALAVKEKEILSV, from the coding sequence ATGGCCCAGACAACTTTCGATCTCGCCGACGTGAAGCGCCGCATGCAGGGCGCGCTCACCTCCTTCAAGAGCGACCTCGCCTCGCTGCGCAGCGGGCGGGCGTCGGCCAACATGCTGGATCCGATCCAGGTCGAGGCCTATGGCGCCCGCTCGCCATTGAGCCAGCTCGCCACCGTCAGCGTGCCCGAGGCGCGCCTGCTCAGCGTCCAGGTCTGGGATCGCAGCATGGTCGGCCCCGTCGAGAAGGCGATCCGCGAATCCGATCTCGGCCTCAATCCCCAGACGGAGGGCCAGGTGCTGCGCATCCGAGTGCCGGAGCTGAACGAGCAGCGCCGCAAGGAAATGGTCAAGGTCGCCCATAAATACGCCGAGGAATCGAAGATCGCCGTGCGCCATGTCCGCCGCGACGCGATCGACATCATCAAGAAGGTCGAGAAGGACGGCGACTACACCAAGGACGACGTCACCCGCCAGTCCGACCTCGTCCAGAAGGCGACCGATCAGCACATCGCCGAGATCGACCAGGCGCTGGCGGTGAAGGAAAAGGAAATCCTGAGCGTCTGA
- a CDS encoding FkbM family methyltransferase has protein sequence MKHYIAHIPMSLVVPDAMHWAIKDVLQGEYEAGFDGVGLDILDVGANVGSFALWATARWPGSMVTSYEPHPGTFEFLKRNTQSRRDIVPVNAALFPGGKATASFVSRFAGDGESGLASYAGDTFVADAMIERYEVAVVDPASLPSADVVKIDIEGGEGDVLDRIDLSKTSLVLLEYQNRKNRDQLAARLKADFDLIDTVEHIWDPLLEQRCYRPDLAGDVYGRMFAVRKGVTRMSRAPGRHP, from the coding sequence GTGAAGCATTACATCGCGCATATCCCGATGAGCCTCGTCGTGCCCGATGCGATGCATTGGGCCATCAAGGATGTGCTGCAAGGCGAATACGAGGCGGGTTTCGACGGCGTCGGCCTCGATATCCTCGATGTCGGGGCCAATGTCGGGTCGTTTGCGCTGTGGGCGACCGCGCGCTGGCCGGGCAGCATGGTCACGTCCTACGAGCCCCATCCCGGCACCTTCGAGTTCCTCAAGCGCAACACTCAATCGCGGCGCGACATCGTGCCGGTCAATGCGGCGCTATTTCCAGGCGGCAAGGCGACCGCGAGCTTCGTCAGCCGTTTCGCCGGCGACGGCGAATCCGGCCTGGCGTCCTATGCCGGCGACACCTTCGTGGCCGATGCCATGATCGAGCGCTACGAGGTCGCGGTCGTCGACCCTGCCAGCCTGCCCTCCGCGGACGTCGTCAAGATCGACATCGAAGGCGGCGAGGGCGACGTCCTGGACAGGATCGACCTGTCCAAGACCTCGCTGGTGCTGCTGGAATACCAGAACCGCAAGAACCGCGATCAGCTCGCGGCCCGCCTGAAGGCGGATTTCGACCTGATCGACACCGTCGAGCACATCTGGGACCCGCTGCTCGAACAGCGCTGCTACAGGCCCGACCTCGCCGGCGACGTCTATGGTCGCATGTTCGCCGTGCGCAAAGGCGTGACGCGGATGAGCCGCGCGCCCGGGAGGCATCCATGA
- a CDS encoding amidase, translated as MRGNFDMAESPLRLRPLLASLKDRAISCEALAKHCLKQEQTHRALNAFIRLNPVLLEEAKALDDRLRAGEFLPLHGIPVAVKDNIETAGIETTGGAVALAGYVPRADASVVARLKAAGALVVGKTNLDELAGAGSTLSSLGGRTLNPFDPRRTPAGSSGGSAVAVAIGACVLALGTETVNSIRNPAHVCGVAGLRPTRGLVGLSGVIPVSPTMDVVGPMGAGVEELATMLGVMIGHDVGRFAAERWPKVAGLRVGILRGLFGAGAEHHAINAALETSLHHLHSAGAVLVEVADPVFDSGRLYQDLALHAYEFQSAFNGWLLSLEDAAPIADFCAYVADGRWPASTMKSLLDTAMATPDPAASDGYRAKRHAIADMAAMMNDLARNRRLDAFAYPAQQRPALPIGEPSRPERNGVLASALGWPALNVPVAAIEADGLSLPVGLDLMAPPLNEPTLFALGYAIETAMRR; from the coding sequence ATGCGTGGTAACTTCGACATGGCCGAAAGCCCGTTGAGGCTTCGTCCTTTGCTTGCGAGCCTCAAGGACCGCGCGATCTCCTGCGAGGCGCTTGCAAAGCATTGCCTGAAGCAGGAGCAGACACATCGTGCTCTGAATGCCTTCATTCGTTTGAATCCCGTTCTACTCGAAGAGGCGAAGGCGCTCGACGACCGGCTGCGCGCTGGCGAGTTTCTGCCGCTTCATGGCATCCCGGTCGCGGTCAAAGACAACATCGAGACGGCCGGCATAGAAACCACGGGTGGGGCGGTAGCGCTTGCGGGCTACGTCCCGCGCGCCGACGCCTCGGTGGTCGCCAGGCTGAAGGCGGCCGGCGCACTGGTGGTCGGCAAGACCAATCTCGACGAACTGGCGGGTGCAGGCAGCACACTGAGCTCGCTTGGGGGTCGGACGCTGAACCCGTTCGATCCGCGTCGCACCCCGGCGGGCTCGTCGGGAGGTTCGGCCGTCGCGGTCGCCATCGGAGCGTGCGTTCTGGCGTTGGGAACGGAAACGGTCAACTCCATCCGCAATCCGGCCCATGTCTGCGGCGTCGCCGGCCTGCGGCCGACGCGCGGGCTCGTCGGCCTGTCGGGCGTCATTCCGGTTTCGCCGACGATGGATGTCGTAGGTCCGATGGGCGCCGGCGTCGAGGAACTGGCGACGATGCTGGGGGTCATGATCGGCCATGACGTCGGGCGGTTCGCGGCCGAGCGCTGGCCAAAGGTCGCCGGATTGCGGGTCGGCATCCTCCGGGGCCTGTTCGGCGCGGGAGCCGAGCACCATGCAATTAACGCCGCCCTGGAAACGTCCTTGCACCACTTGCATTCAGCCGGCGCGGTGCTGGTCGAGGTCGCCGATCCAGTTTTCGATTCCGGGCGGCTCTATCAGGATCTCGCCCTGCATGCTTATGAATTTCAGAGCGCATTCAACGGCTGGCTCTTGAGCCTCGAGGATGCCGCCCCCATCGCCGACTTCTGCGCCTATGTCGCTGATGGGCGTTGGCCAGCATCGACTATGAAAAGCTTGCTCGACACCGCCATGGCGACGCCCGACCCAGCGGCGAGCGATGGGTATCGCGCTAAACGGCATGCGATCGCCGATATGGCCGCTATGATGAACGATCTCGCCCGCAATCGTAGGCTCGACGCCTTCGCCTATCCGGCGCAGCAGCGCCCGGCCTTGCCAATCGGCGAACCGTCTCGGCCAGAGAGAAACGGCGTTCTTGCTTCGGCACTGGGCTGGCCGGCGTTGAACGTGCCAGTCGCCGCCATAGAGGCTGACGGGTTGAGTTTGCCGGTCGGCCTCGATCTGATGGCGCCACCGCTGAACGAGCCGACTTTGTTCGCTCTGGGGTATGCGATCGAAACGGCGATGCGACGCTAG
- the pyrH gene encoding UMP kinase, giving the protein MRPKRVLVKLSGEALAGPAGSGLDGGTLTALAADISHAAREGVEIAIVVGGGNFFRGVQGLTKGLDRTSADSIGMLGTVMNALALEHAIDSAGAPARAMSAVPMPSLCESYARKRALDHMTNGKVVVLGGGTGNPYFTTDTGAALRAAELGCSHLLKATQVDGVYTADPKKDPSATRYDTLTHAEAIRKDLKVMDTAAFALARDAGLTIVVFSIAETGALAAVLRGEGRATYVTP; this is encoded by the coding sequence ATGAGACCCAAGCGCGTTCTTGTGAAGCTTTCCGGCGAAGCCCTTGCGGGACCGGCAGGATCGGGCCTCGATGGAGGCACGCTGACGGCGCTCGCGGCTGATATTTCCCATGCCGCGCGCGAGGGCGTCGAGATCGCCATCGTGGTCGGTGGCGGCAATTTCTTCCGCGGCGTGCAGGGACTGACCAAGGGGCTCGATCGGACAAGCGCCGATTCGATCGGCATGCTCGGCACTGTGATGAATGCGCTCGCGCTCGAACATGCCATCGACAGCGCCGGCGCCCCGGCGCGCGCCATGTCGGCGGTCCCGATGCCCTCGCTCTGCGAGAGCTATGCCCGCAAGCGCGCCCTCGACCACATGACCAACGGCAAGGTCGTCGTGCTCGGCGGCGGCACCGGAAACCCGTATTTCACCACCGACACAGGCGCCGCCCTGCGCGCGGCCGAACTCGGCTGCAGTCACCTTCTCAAGGCAACGCAGGTCGACGGGGTCTATACCGCCGATCCCAAGAAGGATCCGAGCGCGACGCGCTATGACACGCTGACCCATGCCGAGGCGATCCGTAAGGACCTCAAGGTGATGGACACGGCCGCCTTCGCGCTGGCGCGCGATGCCGGACTCACCATCGTCGTCTTTTCCATCGCGGAGACCGGTGCACTGGCTGCGGTCTTGCGCGGCGAGGGCAGGGCGACTTATGTGACGCCGTGA
- a CDS encoding 30S ribosomal protein S2: MALPDFSMRQLLEAGAHFGHQSHRWNPKMSPYIFGTRNNIHILDLSQSVPMLSRALQAVSDTVARGGRVLFVGTKRQAQDAIADAAKRSAQYYVNSRWLGGMLTNWKTISASIQRLRKVDEMLNGASTGLTKKERLMLARERDKLEKALGGIKDMGGTPDMIFVIDTNKEALAIKEAQRLGIPVAAIIDSNSDPDGITFPVPANDDAGRAIQLYCDLVARSAIDGISRASGDHGIDIGAAEAPVVEEVVAEPAAAESVAAFELLTAPRGAPDDLTKLSGMGPDAVQKLNDGGVYHFWQVAAMSPADVTKLDHDLKLGGKIEREGWVAQAREFADA, from the coding sequence ATGGCACTGCCAGATTTCTCCATGCGCCAGCTGCTCGAAGCCGGCGCCCATTTCGGCCACCAGTCGCATCGCTGGAACCCGAAAATGTCGCCCTACATCTTCGGCACCCGCAACAACATCCACATTCTCGATCTCTCGCAGTCGGTGCCGATGCTGTCGCGCGCCCTGCAGGCGGTTTCGGACACCGTCGCTCGCGGCGGCCGCGTCCTCTTCGTCGGCACCAAGCGCCAGGCCCAGGACGCCATTGCCGATGCGGCCAAGCGCTCGGCCCAGTATTATGTGAATTCGCGTTGGCTCGGCGGCATGCTGACCAACTGGAAGACCATCTCCGCTTCGATCCAGCGCCTGCGCAAGGTCGATGAGATGCTGAACGGCGCCAGCACCGGCCTGACCAAGAAAGAGCGCCTGATGCTGGCGCGCGAGCGCGACAAGCTCGAAAAGGCGCTCGGTGGCATCAAGGACATGGGCGGCACGCCCGACATGATCTTCGTGATCGACACCAACAAGGAAGCGCTCGCGATCAAGGAGGCCCAGCGCCTCGGTATCCCGGTTGCCGCCATCATCGATTCGAACTCCGATCCCGATGGCATCACCTTCCCGGTCCCGGCCAATGACGACGCCGGCCGCGCGATCCAGCTCTATTGCGATCTCGTCGCCCGTTCGGCGATCGACGGCATCTCGCGCGCCTCGGGCGATCACGGCATCGATATCGGTGCTGCCGAAGCCCCGGTCGTGGAGGAAGTCGTCGCCGAGCCCGCAGCGGCCGAATCCGTGGCGGCCTTCGAGCTGCTGACCGCTCCCCGCGGCGCGCCCGACGACCTGACCAAGCTTTCGGGCATGGGTCCCGACGCCGTGCAGAAGCTCAACGACGGCGGCGTCTACCATTTCTGGCAGGTCGCGGCGATGTCGCCGGCCGACGTCACCAAGCTCGACCACGATCTCAAGCTCGGCGGCAAGATCGAGCGCGAGGGCTGGGTTGCCCAGGCGCGCGAATTCGCCGACGCCTGA
- a CDS encoding ABC transporter ATP-binding protein translates to MARETPALFLSQVERYYPQSDAPLEILRKADFALWPGELVALVAPSGTGKSTLLHVAGLLEKPDSGEVFVGGLATTKLDDKGRTRLRRTEIGFVYQFHHLLPEFTALENVVLPQRIRGLSKGEAETRATELLTFLGLGERLDHLPGELSGGEQQRVAIGRAVANAPRLLLADEPTGNLDPQTALHVFNTLVALARASGLAALIATHNLDLARRMDRQVTIRDGHVVPLD, encoded by the coding sequence ATGGCACGCGAAACGCCCGCGCTCTTCCTGTCTCAGGTCGAGCGCTATTATCCCCAGAGCGACGCCCCGCTGGAAATCCTGCGCAAGGCCGATTTCGCGCTCTGGCCCGGCGAGCTTGTGGCGCTTGTAGCCCCCAGCGGCACCGGCAAGTCGACGCTGCTGCATGTCGCCGGTCTGCTCGAAAAGCCCGATTCCGGCGAGGTCTTCGTCGGCGGGCTCGCCACGACCAAGCTCGACGACAAGGGCCGCACCCGCCTGCGCCGCACCGAGATCGGCTTCGTCTACCAGTTCCACCATTTGCTGCCTGAGTTCACGGCGCTGGAGAACGTCGTGCTGCCCCAGCGCATCCGCGGCCTGTCCAAGGGCGAAGCCGAGACTCGGGCGACCGAACTCCTGACCTTCCTCGGCCTCGGCGAGCGTCTCGACCATCTGCCCGGCGAGCTTTCGGGCGGCGAACAGCAGCGCGTCGCCATCGGCCGCGCCGTCGCCAATGCGCCGCGCCTGCTGCTGGCCGACGAGCCGACCGGCAATCTCGACCCGCAAACGGCGCTGCACGTCTTCAACACGCTGGTCGCTCTGGCCCGCGCCTCGGGGCTCGCGGCCCTGATCGCGACGCACAATCTCGATCTCGCCCGACGCATGGACCGGCAGGTGACGATCCGCGACGGCCATGTCGTGCCGCTCGACTAA
- the tsf gene encoding translation elongation factor Ts: MAAITAAMVKELRDKTGAGMMDCKTALSAVDGDIEAAIDWLRTKGLAKAAKKAGRVAAEGLVAVVVSGHSGVVVELNSETDFVARNLEFQALAHGIANVALERGGDAEAVLAHHYPGGGTVADAIANAISTIGENMTLRRVASLKVHAGVIGQYVHGAVADGLGKIGVIVALESAGKVEELTLLGRQLAMHVAATNPVALDLASVDPEVLAREKAILAEKNAGKPAHVLEKITESGLKSYAKEYCLLEQAYIHDGSKSVGQILKEIEGKVGAPVALTGFARFALGEGIEKEEQDFAAEVAAAGGTTG, from the coding sequence ATGGCTGCGATCACCGCCGCAATGGTGAAGGAACTCCGCGACAAGACCGGCGCGGGCATGATGGACTGCAAGACCGCGCTCTCGGCCGTCGATGGCGACATCGAGGCGGCGATCGACTGGCTGCGCACCAAGGGCCTCGCCAAGGCTGCCAAGAAGGCCGGCCGCGTCGCCGCCGAAGGCCTCGTCGCCGTTGTCGTCTCCGGCCATAGCGGCGTCGTCGTCGAGCTCAACTCCGAGACCGACTTCGTCGCCCGCAACCTGGAATTCCAGGCGCTGGCCCACGGCATCGCAAATGTCGCGCTGGAGCGCGGCGGCGATGCGGAAGCGGTTCTGGCGCATCACTATCCCGGCGGCGGCACGGTCGCCGATGCGATTGCCAATGCCATCTCCACCATCGGCGAGAACATGACGCTGCGCCGCGTCGCATCGCTCAAGGTCCATGCCGGCGTGATCGGCCAGTACGTTCACGGCGCAGTCGCCGACGGCCTCGGCAAGATCGGCGTCATCGTTGCGCTCGAATCGGCCGGCAAGGTCGAGGAACTGACGCTGCTCGGCCGCCAGCTCGCCATGCATGTCGCCGCGACCAACCCGGTCGCGCTGGATCTCGCCTCGGTCGATCCCGAGGTTCTGGCGCGCGAAAAGGCGATCCTGGCCGAGAAGAACGCCGGCAAGCCCGCCCATGTGCTCGAGAAGATCACCGAGAGCGGCCTGAAGAGCTACGCCAAGGAATACTGCCTGCTTGAGCAGGCCTATATCCATGACGGCTCGAAGTCCGTCGGCCAGATCCTCAAGGAAATCGAAGGCAAGGTCGGCGCTCCCGTGGCGCTGACGGGCTTTGCCCGCTTCGCGCTCGGCGAGGGCATCGAGAAGGAAGAGCAGGACTTCGCCGCGGAAGTGGCGGCGGCTGGCGGAACGACCGGCTGA
- the pncA gene encoding bifunctional nicotinamidase/pyrazinamidase has protein sequence MTDRFQIDRRQLITGATILTATAAICPLQAQENKMIDASTALIVVDVQNDFCPGGNLAVSGGDEVVAVINALGKRFSSIVLTQDWHPAGHSSFATSHPGKKPFELVQMPYGPQVLWPEHCIQGTKGAEFRADLDLPTAQTIIRKGYRPQIDSYSGFIEADRKTPTGLGGYLKERGVTRAVVVGLATDFCVSWTAQDAAKAGLETLVVEEACRAIDLNGSLAKAWADMTALGVKRVKVAELSG, from the coding sequence ATGACCGACCGTTTCCAGATCGACCGGCGCCAGCTCATCACCGGCGCCACCATCCTGACGGCCACGGCTGCAATCTGCCCGCTCCAAGCGCAGGAGAACAAGATGATCGACGCCAGCACGGCTCTCATCGTCGTCGATGTCCAGAACGATTTCTGCCCCGGCGGCAATCTGGCCGTCTCGGGAGGAGACGAGGTCGTTGCCGTGATCAACGCGCTCGGCAAGCGCTTTTCGAGCATCGTGCTGACCCAGGACTGGCATCCCGCGGGCCACTCCTCCTTCGCGACGAGCCATCCGGGCAAGAAACCCTTCGAGCTGGTCCAGATGCCCTATGGCCCGCAGGTGCTCTGGCCCGAGCACTGCATCCAGGGCACGAAGGGCGCCGAGTTCCGCGCCGATCTCGACCTTCCGACAGCACAGACCATCATCCGCAAGGGCTATCGCCCGCAGATCGACAGCTATTCCGGCTTCATCGAGGCCGACCGCAAGACCCCCACGGGCCTGGGCGGCTATCTCAAGGAACGCGGTGTGACGCGCGCCGTCGTCGTCGGGCTGGCCACCGATTTCTGCGTCAGCTGGACAGCGCAGGACGCGGCGAAAGCGGGGCTGGAGACGCTGGTCGTCGAGGAAGCCTGCCGCGCCATCGACCTCAACGGTTCGCTGGCAAAGGCCTGGGCGGATATGACAGCGTTGGGGGTGAAGCGGGTGAAGGTTGCGGAGTTGTCCGGCTGA